A single Paenibacillus kribbensis DNA region contains:
- a CDS encoding DUF4280 domain-containing protein, whose translation MAKEKASMTIQAGSGAKKGYVVAGAILKCNCGTQPTRLKRPLSHGVYIKDKAQMNVGDHEPGVHISGFGNCFSPANPAVQNSQMVDIFGVKKAPCVPVILRPWIGGKQDVLVEGQPALLEHCTNACLYCGAITIENDGQNLD comes from the coding sequence ATGGCAAAAGAAAAAGCATCCATGACCATTCAGGCCGGATCAGGTGCAAAAAAAGGATATGTGGTTGCAGGGGCTATTTTGAAATGCAATTGCGGTACACAACCCACCCGGCTCAAGCGTCCGCTTAGCCACGGTGTTTATATCAAGGACAAGGCCCAGATGAATGTGGGGGATCACGAACCGGGAGTTCATATATCCGGGTTTGGTAATTGTTTTAGCCCAGCGAATCCGGCGGTGCAAAATAGCCAGATGGTGGACATTTTCGGTGTGAAGAAGGCGCCTTGTGTTCCAGTTATTCTTCGACCCTGGATTGGGGGCAAGCAGGATGTGCTCGTCGAGGGACAGCCCGCCTTGCTGGAGCATTGTACCAATGCCTGCCTGTATTGCGGAGCAATCACGATTGAAAATGACGGGCAGAATCTGGACTGA